One stretch of Manis pentadactyla isolate mManPen7 chromosome 10, mManPen7.hap1, whole genome shotgun sequence DNA includes these proteins:
- the LFNG gene encoding beta-1,3-N-acetylglucosaminyltransferase lunatic fringe isoform X2: protein MLKRCGRRLLLALAGALLACLLVLTADPPPPPVPAEHGRRALRSLAGPAGAAPAPGQEAAASPGVLAREVHSLSEYFSLLTRARRDVGPPPGGASRPADGHSPQPAEPLAPRDVFIAVKTTKKFHRARLDLLLETWISRHKEMTFIFTDGEDEALARRTGNVVRTNCSAAHSRQALSCKMAVEYDHFIKSGRKWFCHVDDDNYVNVRALLRLLASYPPTQDIYIGKPSLDRPIQATERVSEHKVRPVHFWFATGGAGFCISRGLALKMSPWASGGHFMSTAERIRLPDDCTIGYIVEALLGVPLIRSGLFHSHLENLQQVPSSELHEQVTLSYGMFENKRNAVHVKGPFSVEADPSRLMALDRIQAKDSS, encoded by the exons ATGCTTAAGCGCTGCGGCCGGCGCCTGCTGCTGGCGCTGGCGGGCGCTCTGCTTGCCTGCCTGCTGGTGCTCACGGCCGACCCACCGCCGCCCCCGGTGCCAGCCGAGCACGGCCGGCGCGCGTTGCGTAGCCTAGCGGGCCCCGCGGGGGCGGCCCCGGCGCCCGGGCAGGAGGCAGCGGCGTCGCCTGGAGTGCTTGCCCGCGAGGTGCACAGTCTGTCCGAGTACTTCAGCCTGCTGACCCGCGCGCGCAGAGACGTGGGCCCGCCGCCCGGGGGCGCCTCCCGCCCCGCTGACGGCCACTCGCCGCAGCCGGCGGAGCCGCTCGCGCCCCGCGACGTCTTCATCGCGGTGAAGACCACCAAAAAGTTTCATCGCGCGCGCCTCGACCTGCTGCTAGAGACCTGGATCTCGCGCCACAAGGAGATG ACCTTCATTTTCACCGATGGGGAAGATGAAGCTCTGGCCAGGCGCACGG GCAATGTGGTCAGAACTAACTGCTCGGCTGCCCACAGCCGCCAGGCCCTCTCCTGCAAGATGGCTGTGGAGTACGACCACTTCATCAAATCGGGGAGGAA GTGGTTCTGCCACGTGGACGATGATAATTACGTCAATGTACGGGCCCTGTTGCGGCTGCTGGCCAGCTACCCCCCTACACAGGACATTTACATCGGCAAGCCCAGCCTGGACAGGCCCATCCAGGCCACAGAGCGGGTCAGCGAGCACAAGGTG CGTCCTGTCCACTTCTGGTTTGCTACTGGTGGGGCTGGCTTCTGCATCAGCCGGGGGCTGGCCCTGAAGATGAGCCCATGGGCCAG CGGGGGCCACTTCATGAGCACAGCCGAGCGGATTCGGCTGCCAGATGACTGCACCATTGGCTACATTGTGGAGGCCCTGCTGGGTGTGCCCCTCATCCGCAGTGGCCTCTTCCACTCCCACCTGGAGAACCTGCAGCAGGTGCCCTCCTCGGAGCTGCATGAGCAG GTGACCCTGAGCTATGGCATGTTTGAAAATAAGAGGAATGCTGTCCATGTGAAGGGGCCCTTCTCGGTGGAGGCCGACCCatccag GCTCATGGCTTTAGACAGGATCCAAGCCAAAGACTCCAGCTGA
- the LFNG gene encoding beta-1,3-N-acetylglucosaminyltransferase lunatic fringe isoform X1 has product MLKRCGRRLLLALAGALLACLLVLTADPPPPPVPAEHGRRALRSLAGPAGAAPAPGQEAAASPGVLAREVHSLSEYFSLLTRARRDVGPPPGGASRPADGHSPQPAEPLAPRDVFIAVKTTKKFHRARLDLLLETWISRHKEMTFIFTDGEDEALARRTGNVVRTNCSAAHSRQALSCKMAVEYDHFIKSGRKWFCHVDDDNYVNVRALLRLLASYPPTQDIYIGKPSLDRPIQATERVSEHKVRPVHFWFATGGAGFCISRGLALKMSPWASGGHFMSTAERIRLPDDCTIGYIVEALLGVPLIRSGLFHSHLENLQQVPSSELHEQVTLSYGMFENKRNAVHVKGPFSVEADPSRFRSIHCHLYPDTPWCPRTAVF; this is encoded by the exons ATGCTTAAGCGCTGCGGCCGGCGCCTGCTGCTGGCGCTGGCGGGCGCTCTGCTTGCCTGCCTGCTGGTGCTCACGGCCGACCCACCGCCGCCCCCGGTGCCAGCCGAGCACGGCCGGCGCGCGTTGCGTAGCCTAGCGGGCCCCGCGGGGGCGGCCCCGGCGCCCGGGCAGGAGGCAGCGGCGTCGCCTGGAGTGCTTGCCCGCGAGGTGCACAGTCTGTCCGAGTACTTCAGCCTGCTGACCCGCGCGCGCAGAGACGTGGGCCCGCCGCCCGGGGGCGCCTCCCGCCCCGCTGACGGCCACTCGCCGCAGCCGGCGGAGCCGCTCGCGCCCCGCGACGTCTTCATCGCGGTGAAGACCACCAAAAAGTTTCATCGCGCGCGCCTCGACCTGCTGCTAGAGACCTGGATCTCGCGCCACAAGGAGATG ACCTTCATTTTCACCGATGGGGAAGATGAAGCTCTGGCCAGGCGCACGG GCAATGTGGTCAGAACTAACTGCTCGGCTGCCCACAGCCGCCAGGCCCTCTCCTGCAAGATGGCTGTGGAGTACGACCACTTCATCAAATCGGGGAGGAA GTGGTTCTGCCACGTGGACGATGATAATTACGTCAATGTACGGGCCCTGTTGCGGCTGCTGGCCAGCTACCCCCCTACACAGGACATTTACATCGGCAAGCCCAGCCTGGACAGGCCCATCCAGGCCACAGAGCGGGTCAGCGAGCACAAGGTG CGTCCTGTCCACTTCTGGTTTGCTACTGGTGGGGCTGGCTTCTGCATCAGCCGGGGGCTGGCCCTGAAGATGAGCCCATGGGCCAG CGGGGGCCACTTCATGAGCACAGCCGAGCGGATTCGGCTGCCAGATGACTGCACCATTGGCTACATTGTGGAGGCCCTGCTGGGTGTGCCCCTCATCCGCAGTGGCCTCTTCCACTCCCACCTGGAGAACCTGCAGCAGGTGCCCTCCTCGGAGCTGCATGAGCAG GTGACCCTGAGCTATGGCATGTTTGAAAATAAGAGGAATGCTGTCCATGTGAAGGGGCCCTTCTCGGTGGAGGCCGACCCatccag GTTCCGCTCCATCCATTGCCACCTGTACCCGGACACACCCTGGTGTCCTCGCACCGCCGTCTTCTAG